Proteins encoded within one genomic window of Gemmatimonadota bacterium:
- a CDS encoding DUF11 domain-containing protein codes for MRRAWTPCLLGLSIVACTDLPTEPAGPVTGPPALAVAHAPAPPLACTRTWSPGPGPSITDYDWHVAGHWIPAGIPGSTDIVCVLSGLAIAADTVVVRALEVGASGELAAHSLLEVSDTAIVRGHVTGYSGSRLAAGGVVNEGTVTLLGGTVDGDLENHGTVLLDPTGIVQWTGRRIRLHDGAVTSTAPLAPSTATVSAEEVEWHGGDVDLQVTFSTRVMRLAAPDLDGALSLQRADTLYGDIGSGVRLFLGVKGALGGSTVIRRSRGAPAAPVTNHGSLRTTDPTLRPLSLDLPPSFQNQALVSFETPTTLIGGRLVNHSFTVVEADLTVETGLVNHAVVDIDAPARVTMASGSILDVRNQSFVLGPVTLAAATLVGTGVLDSVVATAATIAPGDAGSPFGTLSFRAGLDLDALSRLDLQVRDPAVGPSDRLYLFGNVLAPAPLGLDGDLRVTAVGGFQGGRCGDRIPLIAGIAAISGQFQTVTLPATGAQRGWRISSGSPGVDLVGFRPGTRVSVEPAALTVEEGGPPVSYSVCLGSVAPLAAVEVAPASVAGEVGASPVATFDPADWMLPRTVEVTAIDDADVEGTHTDTLSHALTTTDPTYAGFAVARVPVTILDDDQASDLTLTKLLQEDNQFVGDTMSTTFRVANDGPSAATRVQITSAPLVGLELVDATGATCVLDATGGLDCRVGVVDVGAQVDVVIRFRGAVVGLHTNTLTVVGAQPDPDGADNSVVYTQRVN; via the coding sequence ATGCGCCGCGCCTGGACGCCGTGCCTGCTCGGGCTGTCGATCGTCGCCTGCACCGACCTCCCCACCGAGCCCGCGGGCCCCGTGACGGGCCCGCCGGCCCTGGCGGTCGCCCATGCTCCCGCGCCGCCCCTGGCCTGCACCCGGACGTGGAGCCCGGGGCCCGGCCCCTCCATCACGGACTACGACTGGCATGTCGCCGGCCACTGGATCCCGGCCGGCATCCCCGGAAGCACCGACATCGTCTGTGTCCTGTCCGGCCTCGCCATCGCGGCGGACACGGTCGTGGTCCGTGCACTGGAGGTGGGGGCGTCGGGGGAGCTCGCCGCGCACTCGCTCCTCGAGGTCTCCGACACGGCGATCGTGCGCGGGCACGTCACCGGATACTCCGGGAGTCGCCTCGCCGCCGGCGGGGTGGTCAACGAGGGCACGGTGACCCTGCTCGGCGGCACCGTCGACGGGGATCTGGAGAACCACGGAACGGTGCTGCTGGATCCGACCGGAATCGTGCAATGGACCGGGCGGCGCATCCGTCTCCATGACGGGGCCGTGACGAGCACCGCACCCCTCGCCCCCTCCACCGCCACCGTCTCCGCGGAGGAGGTGGAGTGGCACGGCGGCGACGTCGATCTGCAGGTGACGTTCAGCACCCGGGTCATGCGGCTGGCTGCGCCCGACCTCGACGGCGCGCTCAGCCTCCAGCGGGCGGACACCCTCTACGGCGACATCGGCAGCGGGGTCCGGCTGTTCCTCGGCGTGAAGGGCGCCCTGGGGGGCAGCACCGTGATCCGGCGGAGCCGCGGCGCGCCCGCCGCGCCCGTCACGAACCACGGCTCGCTGCGCACCACCGATCCGACGCTCCGCCCCCTGTCGCTCGACCTCCCGCCCTCGTTCCAGAACCAGGCCCTGGTCTCCTTCGAGACCCCCACCACCCTCATCGGAGGCCGGCTGGTCAACCACTCCTTCACCGTCGTCGAGGCGGATCTGACCGTCGAGACCGGTCTGGTGAACCACGCGGTGGTGGACATCGACGCACCCGCACGTGTGACCATGGCATCCGGGTCGATCCTCGACGTACGGAACCAGAGCTTCGTGCTCGGTCCCGTGACGCTCGCTGCGGCCACGCTGGTCGGGACCGGTGTCCTCGACAGCGTCGTGGCCACGGCCGCCACCATCGCGCCGGGAGACGCGGGCTCCCCGTTCGGCACCCTCTCCTTCCGGGCCGGTCTGGACCTGGACGCGTTGAGCCGTCTCGACCTCCAGGTACGCGATCCGGCCGTCGGACCCTCGGATCGGCTCTACCTGTTCGGAAACGTGCTCGCACCCGCTCCCCTCGGGCTCGATGGCGACCTGCGGGTCACCGCGGTGGGCGGATTCCAGGGCGGCCGGTGCGGAGATCGGATCCCCCTGATCGCTGGCATCGCCGCCATCAGCGGACAGTTCCAGACCGTCACCCTGCCCGCCACCGGTGCCCAGCGCGGGTGGCGCATCTCCAGCGGCAGCCCCGGCGTGGACCTCGTCGGTTTTCGCCCCGGCACCCGGGTGAGCGTCGAGCCCGCCGCGCTGACGGTGGAGGAAGGCGGCCCGCCTGTGTCCTACAGCGTGTGCCTGGGCTCCGTCGCGCCCTTGGCGGCGGTCGAGGTCGCGCCTGCGAGCGTCGCGGGTGAAGTGGGCGCGTCCCCGGTCGCGACCTTCGACCCGGCCGACTGGATGCTGCCCCGCACCGTGGAGGTGACGGCCATCGACGACGCCGATGTGGAAGGTACCCACACCGACACGCTGTCCCACGCGCTCACGACCACCGATCCGACCTACGCGGGGTTTGCCGTCGCGCGGGTGCCGGTGACGATCCTCGATGACGATCAAGCCTCCGACCTGACGCTGACGAAGCTGCTGCAGGAGGACAACCAGTTCGTGGGGGATACCATGAGCACCACGTTCCGGGTGGCGAACGACGGCCCGAGCGCCGCCACCCGCGTGCAGATCACGAGCGCGCCTCTGGTCGGTCTGGAGCTGGTGGACGCGACCGGAGCCACCTGCGTGCTCGACGCCACCGGCGGCCTCGATTGCCGGGTGGGCGTCGTGGACGTCGGCGCCCAGGTGGACGTGGTGATCCGCT
- a CDS encoding M20/M25/M40 family metallo-hydrolase — MRRRSLPLCVLLLSACGGSTDARFAPPDPTRIERSHVERVLSVLASDSLRGRQAFTDDALRAADYLAGEFEAAGLEPMAGTGYLQRFPVRSRTAREIRVTLDGRARTEQEVVARAGASSVRWSTGDVPVLRISASDDMQTALGRIRAVDGDALVLVPAANGELFATLSGFYGRPVRTLEATDGPTTVLALWEGDGEPTFEVAVDAEETADTLVNVVGVVPGHRANEYVLFSAHYDHIGIRPAVDGDSIANGANDDASGTTAVVELARYFASRGTPERSLLFAAFTAEEAGGYGSRHYSSQLDPDQIVAMFNIEMIGKPAVEGPNTAWITGFERSSFGPLLQEAVEGTPYSFYPDPYPDQNLFYRSDNATLARLGVPAHSISTTPIDVDPDYHQVSDEVETLDLDHMTATIRAIAMGAERIIAGAATPTRVDPATVDPR, encoded by the coding sequence ATGCGCCGCCGATCCCTTCCCCTGTGTGTGCTGCTCCTCTCCGCCTGTGGCGGCTCCACCGACGCTCGCTTCGCGCCGCCCGATCCCACGCGCATCGAGCGCTCGCACGTGGAGCGCGTGCTCTCGGTGCTGGCCAGCGACAGCCTGCGCGGACGACAGGCCTTCACGGACGATGCGCTGCGCGCCGCCGATTACCTGGCGGGCGAGTTCGAGGCCGCGGGGCTGGAGCCCATGGCGGGAACGGGGTACCTCCAGCGCTTTCCCGTCCGCTCACGCACGGCGCGCGAGATCCGGGTGACGCTGGATGGGCGCGCGCGTACGGAGCAGGAGGTCGTGGCGCGCGCTGGTGCTTCCTCGGTCCGCTGGTCCACGGGAGACGTGCCGGTGCTCCGGATCTCCGCGAGCGACGACATGCAGACCGCCCTGGGTCGCATCCGGGCGGTGGACGGAGACGCGCTGGTGCTGGTGCCTGCGGCGAACGGGGAGCTCTTCGCCACCCTGTCCGGCTTCTACGGACGGCCGGTGCGCACCTTGGAGGCAACGGACGGACCCACCACGGTGCTCGCGCTGTGGGAAGGCGACGGTGAGCCGACCTTCGAGGTGGCCGTCGACGCCGAAGAGACCGCCGATACGCTCGTCAACGTGGTGGGCGTGGTGCCGGGACACCGGGCGAACGAGTACGTGCTGTTCTCTGCGCACTACGACCACATCGGGATCCGACCCGCTGTGGACGGCGACTCGATCGCCAACGGCGCCAACGACGACGCGTCCGGCACCACCGCCGTGGTGGAGCTGGCCCGCTACTTCGCCAGCCGGGGCACGCCGGAGCGCTCGCTCCTCTTCGCCGCCTTCACGGCCGAGGAAGCGGGTGGATACGGCTCGCGCCACTACTCGAGCCAGCTCGACCCCGATCAGATCGTGGCGATGTTCAACATCGAGATGATCGGCAAGCCGGCCGTGGAGGGTCCCAACACGGCCTGGATCACGGGGTTCGAGCGCTCGTCCTTCGGGCCTCTGCTGCAGGAGGCCGTGGAGGGCACGCCATACTCCTTCTACCCGGATCCCTATCCCGATCAGAACCTGTTCTACCGGTCGGACAACGCGACGCTGGCGCGGCTCGGCGTTCCGGCCCACTCCATCTCCACCACCCCCATCGACGTCGACCCGGACTACCACCAGGTGAGCGACGAGGTCGAGACGCTGGACCTGGACCACATGACCGCCACCATCCGTGCCATCGCCATGGGCGCCGAGCGGATCATCGCCGGGGCGGCCACGCCGACCCGGGTGGACCCGGCCACGGTGGATCCGCGGTAG
- a CDS encoding TetR/AcrR family transcriptional regulator, which produces MDVAIELADRDGLTALSMRALGRALGVEAMSLYNHVRDKDDLLAAMVDRVVSAIALPTGPDWRAATRARLLSAHAAFLAHGWVSALLLSRPFPGEAARRYREVTAGVLRSAGFPDPLGARAWATLEAYLHGFTQQRLQIDAGGDGRSGGPREAAATDRGAVAPGAPRPGDGMPPDGGDAMLDFAFGLDLILEGLTRRKAKQQAP; this is translated from the coding sequence GTGGACGTCGCCATCGAGCTGGCCGACCGCGACGGCCTGACCGCCCTCTCCATGCGTGCCCTGGGACGCGCCCTGGGTGTGGAGGCCATGTCCCTCTACAACCACGTGCGCGACAAGGACGACCTGCTGGCCGCCATGGTGGACCGCGTCGTGTCCGCCATCGCGCTTCCCACCGGCCCGGACTGGCGCGCGGCCACCCGCGCGCGATTGCTGTCCGCGCATGCGGCCTTCCTGGCACATGGGTGGGTGTCCGCCCTCCTCCTGTCCCGACCCTTCCCGGGCGAGGCGGCTCGGCGGTACCGGGAGGTCACCGCGGGCGTGCTCCGGTCGGCGGGGTTTCCGGACCCGTTGGGCGCCCGCGCCTGGGCCACGCTGGAGGCCTACCTGCACGGGTTCACCCAGCAGCGTCTGCAGATCGACGCCGGCGGGGACGGGAGGAGCGGCGGGCCTCGGGAGGCGGCGGCGACCGACCGGGGGGCGGTCGCGCCCGGAGCACCCCGTCCTGGGGACGGGATGCCGCCGGACGGCGGCGACGCTATGCTCGACTTCGCCTTCGGGCTGGATCTGATCCTGGAAGGGCTGACCCGACGCAAGGCGAAGCAGCAGGCCCCCTGA
- a CDS encoding HD domain-containing protein, with product MSDVGTRARTRAGAPAPQAAGMEMQARAARFLTALAQAVSARSLYAREHPAVERAVRAAHGELVGLQSQEPHPVLTFLGGEVLLGSRPLRTLRTWEWGPKLAEVGVQRFECHGPVTRPDLDAFVEVLFQRLSSPEVGPVEPDPASAIRFGAVGIRSAVEDTTDADIDWIRYSLAEEIAAMRWLDGEARAGGRLHLVEVETIVRSLAVAMHADWEMMIPLVELKGFDQYTTTHSLNIAVLAMALGEFLEIESTDVRRLGVAGLLHDIGKTRVSKELLVKPGTLEPRELAEIRRHPVEGARMLIARQANLDLAATVAYEHHIRHDGGGYPKRRFTRACHPASDLVHLCDVYDALRTHRPYRKAWSQDRTLAYLEQGLGTEFEPVLGKAFLEMMRRWGPKLRRVTAREDAVGPGEPDRTVEQG from the coding sequence GTGAGCGACGTTGGTACGCGGGCCCGCACACGCGCGGGTGCGCCCGCCCCGCAGGCAGCCGGCATGGAGATGCAGGCGCGCGCGGCCCGCTTCCTCACCGCGCTGGCCCAGGCCGTCTCGGCGCGCAGCCTGTACGCGCGCGAGCATCCAGCCGTGGAGCGGGCCGTGCGCGCCGCGCACGGAGAGCTGGTGGGGCTGCAAAGCCAGGAGCCCCACCCGGTGCTGACCTTCCTGGGAGGCGAGGTGCTGCTGGGCAGCCGTCCGCTCCGGACGCTGCGCACCTGGGAGTGGGGACCCAAGCTCGCCGAGGTGGGCGTGCAGCGCTTCGAGTGTCACGGGCCCGTCACCCGCCCCGACCTGGACGCGTTCGTGGAGGTCCTCTTCCAGCGGCTGTCGAGCCCCGAAGTCGGGCCGGTGGAGCCCGATCCCGCGTCGGCGATCCGCTTCGGAGCGGTCGGAATCAGGTCCGCCGTCGAGGACACCACCGACGCCGACATCGACTGGATCCGGTATTCGTTGGCCGAAGAGATCGCCGCCATGCGGTGGCTGGACGGCGAGGCGCGCGCGGGAGGACGGCTGCACCTGGTGGAGGTGGAGACCATCGTGCGCTCGCTCGCGGTGGCCATGCACGCCGACTGGGAGATGATGATCCCGCTCGTCGAGCTCAAGGGGTTCGACCAGTACACCACCACGCATTCTCTGAACATCGCCGTGCTGGCGATGGCGCTCGGGGAGTTCCTGGAGATCGAGAGCACGGACGTGCGTCGCCTCGGCGTCGCCGGTCTCCTGCACGATATCGGCAAGACCCGCGTGTCCAAGGAGCTGCTGGTCAAGCCCGGAACGCTCGAGCCCCGGGAGCTGGCGGAGATCCGCCGGCATCCGGTGGAGGGAGCCCGCATGCTGATCGCGCGCCAGGCCAACCTGGATCTGGCCGCCACGGTGGCCTACGAGCATCATATCCGCCATGACGGCGGGGGGTATCCCAAGCGGCGCTTCACGCGCGCCTGCCATCCCGCCTCCGACCTCGTGCACCTCTGCGACGTGTACGACGCGCTACGCACGCACCGGCCCTACCGGAAGGCGTGGAGCCAGGATCGGACGCTGGCCTACCTGGAGCAGGGACTCGGCACCGAGTTCGAGCCGGTCCTGGGGAAGGCCTTCCTGGAGATGATGCGGCGCTGGGGACCCAAGCTCCGGCGCGTGACGGCCCGGGAGGATGCCGTGGGGCCGGGGGAGCCGGACCGGACGGTGGAGCAGGGGTAG